TGACTGCGCCGGAAGCAATGCCGCGCACAAACCAGCGGCCCGAAATGAAGTAGATGGCAAGCGGCACCAGCGAGGTCAGGATGGTGGCCGCCATGTTCACGTTGTAGAGACGCTCGCCGGTGGTGGTGTTGATGATGTTGTTCAGTTGCACCGTCATCGGCAGGTTCTTGGTGCCCGCGAACACCAGGCCGAGAATGAAGTCGTTCCAGATGCCGGTGACCTGCATGATCACCGCGACCACGATGATCGGCGTGGACATGGGCAGCATCAATTGCAGGAAAATGCGCCAGAAACCGCCGCCGTCGATGCGTGCCGCCTTGAACAGCTCCAGCGGAATCGACGCGTAGTAGTTGCGAAACAGCAGCGTCATGATGGGCATGCCGAAGATCGTATGAATCACCACGATGCCCGGCAGCGAGCTGAACAGATGCACGCTCGCCAGCACACGCACCAGCGGGTAGACCATCACCTGCACCGGAATGAACGCGCCCATCAACAGGATCGCAAACAGCACCCCTGCCCCACGCGGCCGCCAGAACGACAGGGCGTAGCCGTTCACCGCGCCGATCGCGATGGACAGAATCGTGCTCGGCACCACAATGCGCACCGAGTTCCAGAAGCCGACCTGAATGCCGTTGCAGTCGAGCCCGGTGCACGCCGAGGCCCATGCATCGCGCCATGGTGCGAGCGTGAAATGCATGGGCAAGGCCAGCAGGTTGCCCATGCGTATCTCGGTCATCGGCTTGACCGAGGTCACCAGCATTACGTAAAGCGGCAGCAGGAAAAACAACGCTGCAGTGATCAGGAACGCGTACACGCCAAAACGCGCGGGGCTGAAGTGCGAGCGGCGTTTGCGGCCGGATCCGGCCGCGCGTCGCGCCACCGGGGCATCAACGGGCTTGGCAACTGAAGGGACCGTATTCATCAAACGTCCTTGCGCAAGGCGGCTCGGCTGCGCAGATAGAAGAACGGCGCGAGAATCGCCAGCACGGTGGTCAGCAAAACAATCGAGGCGGCCGAGGCAAGACCGATGTTGGCGCGGCCAAACAGATAGTCCATGATGAACTTGGCCGGCACTTCGCTCGCCGTGCCGGGGCCGCCCTGCGTCATCGCCACCACGGCGTCGTAGAGCTTGACCACCATCACGAACAGCAGCACGAATGCCGTGGACATCGAAGTCTTGAGCATCGGCACCACGATGCTCGCGTAGACCCGCCAGCGCGGAATGCCGTCGATGCGCGCGGCCTTCCAGATCTCGTCGTCGATGCCGCGCAGGCCGGCCAGCAACAAGGCCATCACGAGCCCGGACGCCTGCCAGACGGTGGCGATCACCAGCGTATAGACGACCCAGTCCTGATCGACGATCCAGTCGAAGCGCGCGTGCACAAAGCCGAGTCGATGCAACACCTCCTGCACGCCCAGCTCCGGATTGAGAATCCACTGCCAGACCAGACCGGTGGCGACGAACGACATCGCATACGGATACAGGAACACCGTGCGCAACGCGCCCTCGGCCACCACCCGCTGATCGATGAAGATCGCCAGCAGCAGGCCGATCACCATGCACGCGACGATAAAGCACGCCCCGTAGATCACGATGTTCTGCAGCGACACCATCCAGCGGTCGTTGTGGAACAGCCGTACGTATTGCGTCACGCCGGCGAAGTGGTCAGACGGAAAAGTGCGCGACCGCGTCAGCGAGACCCGTGCGGTCCACAGCATGGTGCCGAGGTACGCGAAGACCACCGTCGCCACCATCGGCAGTAACGCGATCCAGGCGGCCAGCGGCCAACGCCGTCCAAGCGGCTTCGACCGCCTGGACGGTCTTGACGAGGTGGAGGTCAGGCCGAGTGCGCGCATCGCGTGCCTAGCCCTTCAGTGCGCTGGCGAAGGCCTTTTGCGCATCGTCGGCCGACTCGTTCTTGTTCCAGAAGTTGGTGATGACGTCGGTCAACGCGCCCTGCAGGTCCGGCGAAATCAACATTTCCGGATTCGGCAACTGGCGCGACTTGTCCTTCATGATCGCAATGCCCTCCTTCGCGCAGATGTCGAGGCTGCTGGTGTCCACGTCGGGGCGGATCGGAATCGAGCCTTTCTTCGAGCTAAACGCCACCTGAGCCTCAGGCGAGGTCATGACGGTAGCGAGCAGGTTCTGCGCCTTGATGGCGTTGGCGTTATCGGTCTTCGGGAACACGAAGACATCGCCTGCCACCATGTACGGCGAGTGCGGACCGAAGCCCGGGAAGCAGCCGAAGTCCTTGCCGGCCACCTGATTGGCCGCCGAGAACTCGCCCTTCGCCCAGTCGCCCATCACCTGCATGCCGGCCTTGCCCGAAATCACCAGTGCGGTCGCGTCATTCCAGTTGCGGCCGGGCGAGCCCGCATCGACGTAGTTGTGCAGGCGCTTGAAGGTCGTCAGCACGTTCTTGAAGGCGGCCGAGTTGACCGCGTTCTGATCGTGGTCGCGATACACCTTCAGATAGAGGTCCGTGCCGCCCACATCGGCAAACACCGCGTCGAAGGTGATCTTCTCTTGCCATGCCTGGCCGCCGAGCGCGAGCGGAATGAGGCCGGCCGCTTTCAGCTTGTCGAGATCGGTGAACAGTTCATCGAAGGTCTGCGGTTCGCCTGCAATGCCGGCTTTCTTGAACGCGGCCTTCGAATAGAAGAACCAGTCCTGCATGTGGATATCGACGGGCGCGGCGTAAAAGTGCCCGTTGACCTTGATGGAGTCGAGAATCGACTGCGGGAAAATCGCGTTCCAGTTTTCCTTGGCGGCTACCGTGTCGACGTTGTTGAGCATGCCCTGATCGATCAGGTCATGAAACTGCTTCGAGGTGTTGAACTGCGCTGCAGTGGGTGGATCGCCGCCGACAATCCGGTTGATCGCCGTGGCGCGCGCCTGATCGGCGCCGGCCACCGCATTGTCGACCCACAGGCCGCCGGCCTTGTTATAGGCATCCGCGAACTGGCGGATCGCCGCGGATTCGCCGCCCGAGGTCCACCAGTGAATCACGTTGGCCTTCAACGGGTCGGCATGGGCAACCACACCATTGAGCGCGAGTGCCAGGGCAATAGCGCTCACGAGTTTCCTTCTGCTGTGCATTCCGTCTCCTCCAGGCTTTACGCCTTTGTTTCGGGTCGACATACCAACCAGCTCTGCCTGTTCACGCACGGGCACCCGTTGCGATGCCCCGGTTGCGTGACTCAGTTACGCAACCTCCGCTCCGCGAGAAACTTTGCGATCAATTCTGCACTGCGTTTGACGGTGCGTTTCTGTGTTTCGTAGTCGACGTGCACCACGCCGAAGCGCCGTTCATAACCGAACGCCCATTCGAAGTTGTCCATCAGCGACCAGACGAAATAGCCGCGAATATCGACACCCGCCTTGATCGCGCTATCCACCGCGGCAAGATGGCGCTTGAGAAAGGAAATGCGCTGCGGATCGTCGACGTGGCCTTCGACCACCTTGTCGTCCGACGCCATGCCGTTCTCGGTGATATAGATGGGCGGCAGGTTCGAGTACGTCTTGTCAAAGCCGATCAGCAGGTCGCGCAAGCCGTCCGGATGCACTTCCCAGCCCATCTGCGTGCGCTCCACGCCTTCCAGCGGGACTTCGGTAAAGCCATGTCCGCCGTCGCTTTCGACGTTGGTACGGAAATAGTAGTTGATGCCGAGGAAATCGAGCGGCGCCGCGATCGTCTTCAGGTCGCCGTCCAGCACCAGCGGTTCGGTGCCCGGCCAGAGTTCGAACAGATCTTCCGGATACGCGCCTTTGAGCAGCGGGTCGAGAATCCACGCATTGTGCTGCACCTCGAACAGATGCGCCGCGCGTTGATCTTCAGCGCTGGCGGAATTCGCCGTGCCGCGGCCGACGTTGGCGACGATGCCCTTCTGCGAAGCCGGATCGTTCGCGCGCAGCACCGGAATCGCCGAGCCGTGCGCGAGCAGCAGATGATGCATGGCCTGCGTCGCGAAGCGGCCGTTCGCGAGGCCCGGCGCGTGATGGCCGTTGCCGTAGCCCAGATAGGCCGAGCACCACGGCTCGTTGAGCGTCATCCATGCATCGACCTGGCCCGCGAGTTCGCGGCTCATCAGATCCGCATAATCGGCAAAGCGGTACACGGTGTCGCGATTGAGCCAGCCGCCGCGATCCTCGAGATGCTGCGGCAAGTCCCAGTGGTACAGCGTGACGAAGGTCTTGAGGCCCTTCTCCTTGAGGCGGGCGAGCAGCCGCTTGTAGAAGTCGAGTCCTTTCTGGTTCGGCCGGCCGGCTTCGTCCATGACGCGCGGCCAGGCAATCGAGAGACGGTACGCTTCGAAGTTGAGCGCCGTCAGCAGGTCGAAGTCGCCTTCCCAGCGATGGTAGTGATCGCAGGCCACCGCGCCGGTGTCGCCGGCGAGCACTTTGCCCGGAATCGCAGAGAAGGTGTCCCAGATCGACGGCAGACGGCCGTCCTCATGCACGGCGCCCTCGATCTGATAGGACGCGGTGGCCGCGCCGAGCAGAAACTGCTTGCGCCAGAGCGCGGAATCGGCCGCCGGCGAGAACGGGCCGCTGTTCAGGTCCTGGGATGGAGCGAATGTGTCGTATGCCACGGTTTCTCCTTTGTCGACCGGAGCGGGCGCTCTAGCGCTGACTCCGGTCCCATGCAAAGTGGTTACTGCGCGAGGTCGTTGAACCGGTCGAACCGGTTGGGCGGAAGCGGAGTGGAAGCGCTTCCACAAGACCTGCGAACGATAGCAGCGGCGAATTCCTTGCAGCAATCAGGGTTTGTCTGGATAGGGTGCGCAGGGGCGGCTGACGGGTCGGGACACGCTTGCCGCTATTCGTCTGCTGATGCAGCAGAACCGCCGGGCTTTGTGACATCACTCGACATAATTGAAGCGTGGAGTTCAAAACCTCATTCCCCCATACTCGCCTCTGCTGCCGGTGCACCTGCAAAACGCGCCTGGGACCAGCAGGTGTATCGCGCATGAATGAGATCGACGATGAATCAGCATCCTACGGTTTCGCAATCATCGGACGATACGTTTAAGCGAGTGACGACACAACCGTGTCAGGGACAGGATGAGCATGTTGAATTCAATTCGATTCGTAGCCCTTAAGAGTGCGCGTGGCGCCTCGGCAGCCGTGATAATTCTGTGCGCGTTGCTGGCCGGCTGTGCCGGCGGCGTCAGCAACGCCACCGCCTATTCGGCCCCGCCGCAAGTTCACCCGGATACCATTTACGTCTATTCGTTCGACAGCACGCCGGACCAGGTGAAGCTCGACACCGGCGGCGTGATCCAGAAAGTGACGTCGCAGTTCGACGGCGCGTCGGCCGCGCAAAAGCAGGCTCAGGAAGCGGCCGAAGTGCGCGAGCAGGTCGCCAACGGGATCGTGCAGCAGTTGCAATCCATGGGTTTGCACGCCATCCGCTCGGACGTCCCTGCCCCGGCGGATCAGAACGTTCTGCTCATACAGGGCAAGTTCGACACCATTGATTCGGGCAACCGCCGCCGTCGCATGCTGATCGGTCTCGGCGCAGGCAAGAGCGAACTCAGCACCTCGGTGCAGCTTCTGTACAAGCCTGCCGGCGGCGCGCCGCGGCTCGTGCAAAGTTTCGACGCCAGCGCGGACAGCGGCAAAATGCCCGGCATCGCGGAAACGGCTGGGGTGGGCGCAGCGGCCGGCCATCTGGCGACATCGGCGGCGGCAGGCGCCGGGTTGCATGGCGTATCGGAGACGACCCACGGCGGCGCAGCGGGCAATGCGAAGAAGCTGGCCGAGTCCATCGCAAAGCAGATCGCGCAGATCGGCAAAGCGCAGGGCTGGATGCCCGCCGAACGCACCAAGGGCTAGTCACACGGGTCGATGCGCCGGGTTCGGCAAGCGCATCGACCCTCCCACCACCACCGCATTTTTCCGCAAGGAACGCGGATTTTTGCGCGATGTTTACACCGAGGGGTCTACTCTAGTCACTGTGTTGAACAACCACAGCAACGACTACCCTCTCATGGCTCTCCCCCTGTCACTTCAAGTCTTCGACGCTGAACCGCAACGCCAGCAACCCGTCTCACGCCACAACGTCATCCCCTTCCCTTCGCCGCGCGTGCAGTTGCCGGTGACCCTCCTCGGCCTCTCTGAGGACGATGCGCGCACCCAACTCAAGACGCTGCTGCATTCGCCGCTGGGCGTCTATGTCGTCAGCACCGAGGTCGTGCGCGATCACGTGCACCTGAATCTGGACATCGCTCCCGATGACCTCGACTTCACGATGCACGCACTGATTACGACGCTTCCCTACGCCATGATCGGGCCGCTCAAGCGCCGCAACACCGGCAAGGAGACGCGTTAATCATGTATTCAGGCATCTGGTTGCCGCTCGTCACGCCCATGCGCAACGGTGAGGTGGATATCGACGCGCTCCAGCATCTGGCGGACTACTACTCGCGCACCGAGATCAGCGGCTTCGTCGCCCTGGGCACCACCGGCGAAGCCGCTTTGCTGTCGGAAACCGAGCGGGTCACCGTGTTGCAAGCCATCACCGACGTGGTCGGCGGCCGCTTGCCGGTACTGGTCGGAGTGGGCGGATCGGACACGCGTGAAGTCGTCCGCGAGCTTCGCCGCTACGAGCATTGGGATTGCGCCGGCTATCTGGTCTCGCCGCCGTCCTACATTTGCCCGGACCAGGCCGGCGTGCAATGGCACTTCGAACAGGTTGCGCTCGCAACCGACCGCTCGATCGTGCTGTACAACGTACCGCATCGCACCGGCGTAGCCATCGCGCCGGACACCGTCGCGCGCCTCACCGAGTATGACAACGTCGTGGCGATCAAGGAATGCGTGAAGGATCACTTCGACAAGCTGCGCAGCGTGCCGATCAGCCTGCTGTGCGGCACGGACGACGCGTTCGTCGACTGCATCAGCCAGGGCGGCGCCGGCGGCATTCTGGCCAGCGCCCATGTCTGCGCGGACCTGTTGATCGAAGTGCAGGCACTCGCGGAAAACCGGCTCGTCGAGCAGGCCCAGACGCTCTTCTCGAGCCTGCAACCGGTGCTGCGTCTATTGTTCTCCGCGCCCAATCCGTCTGCCATCAAGGCCATGCTGGCGTTCGATCATCCCATGACGGACGAAACGCGGATGCCGATTACGCGTGCTTCCGCTGAACTCGTGGCGCGTTTGAGCCAGGCTCGCGAGGCCCTGCAGGATTTACGTGCGGAGTTTGCCGGGGCCGGCCACTAATAACCACAAAAAAACCACAAAAAACGGGGCCCATCGCTTCAAGGTGATGGGCCCCGTTGGTTTTAGCGATGCAGAGCGACCCAGATTCGCTCCGCTTCAAACCGATCAAGCCGCAACGTACTCCACAAAAAGCTGGCACACCGCGTGCGCATCGTCGCAGGCATGCAGTTGCTCGCGGAACTGATGATCGCAGAAGCGTTCCGCCACATCCGCCAGCAGGCGCAAATGGGTCGTATTGGCCCACTTCGGTACGAGCAACGCGACGATATCGCTGACGGGCTTGCCATCCGGTGCGTCGAACGCAATCGGCGTAGCGGGCCGCACGTACAGCACCATGGCCTGGCGCAGCCCTTTGATCTGACCGTGCGGAACGGCGACACCCTGCCCGAGCCCCGTCGAGCCGAGCGCTTCGCGCGCCGCGAGTCCCGCGGTCACGGCCGCTGCCGGCAGCGCATAGCGTTGTTCGAAGAAACGACCCAGTTCGACGAACAGGGCCTCGCGGTCCGCCACCGCCAAACCGAGCAGCACGTGGTCGCGCGACATCAGTTGAGCGATCGCGCCGCCGGCGGTCTCGGCGTCGGCCTCCGCAACGGCTGTCTCATCCGCGGGGTCGGGCACGTTGACGCGCGGCGCGGACTTCGCATGCATCAAGCCGCGCCACACATCGGTGGGGGCGTCCGGCACTTCGAAGAGTTGACCGAGCTCTGCTGTGGGCGCAAGGTGCGCGACCCGCTGGATCGCGCCATTGACCGCCGTCTTCGGCATATAGAGCGACAGGCGCACGCGACCCGTTCCGGGCAGCGGCGCGACGCGGATGGTCCACGGCTGGTCGCCGCAGTCGCGTATGAGCGCCTGGCGTAACGGTGTGGCGTGTTGTGCGTCGAGCGTCACGTGCATCATCACGTTACGGCCCGCCG
Above is a genomic segment from Paraburkholderia phenazinium containing:
- a CDS encoding carbohydrate ABC transporter permease; translation: MNTVPSVAKPVDAPVARRAAGSGRKRRSHFSPARFGVYAFLITAALFFLLPLYVMLVTSVKPMTEIRMGNLLALPMHFTLAPWRDAWASACTGLDCNGIQVGFWNSVRIVVPSTILSIAIGAVNGYALSFWRPRGAGVLFAILLMGAFIPVQVMVYPLVRVLASVHLFSSLPGIVVIHTIFGMPIMTLLFRNYYASIPLELFKAARIDGGGFWRIFLQLMLPMSTPIIVVAVIMQVTGIWNDFILGLVFAGTKNLPMTVQLNNIINTTTGERLYNVNMAATILTSLVPLAIYFISGRWFVRGIASGAVKG
- a CDS encoding carbohydrate ABC transporter permease; this encodes MRALGLTSTSSRPSRRSKPLGRRWPLAAWIALLPMVATVVFAYLGTMLWTARVSLTRSRTFPSDHFAGVTQYVRLFHNDRWMVSLQNIVIYGACFIVACMVIGLLLAIFIDQRVVAEGALRTVFLYPYAMSFVATGLVWQWILNPELGVQEVLHRLGFVHARFDWIVDQDWVVYTLVIATVWQASGLVMALLLAGLRGIDDEIWKAARIDGIPRWRVYASIVVPMLKTSMSTAFVLLFVMVVKLYDAVVAMTQGGPGTASEVPAKFIMDYLFGRANIGLASAASIVLLTTVLAILAPFFYLRSRAALRKDV
- a CDS encoding ABC transporter substrate-binding protein gives rise to the protein MHSRRKLVSAIALALALNGVVAHADPLKANVIHWWTSGGESAAIRQFADAYNKAGGLWVDNAVAGADQARATAINRIVGGDPPTAAQFNTSKQFHDLIDQGMLNNVDTVAAKENWNAIFPQSILDSIKVNGHFYAAPVDIHMQDWFFYSKAAFKKAGIAGEPQTFDELFTDLDKLKAAGLIPLALGGQAWQEKITFDAVFADVGGTDLYLKVYRDHDQNAVNSAAFKNVLTTFKRLHNYVDAGSPGRNWNDATALVISGKAGMQVMGDWAKGEFSAANQVAGKDFGCFPGFGPHSPYMVAGDVFVFPKTDNANAIKAQNLLATVMTSPEAQVAFSSKKGSIPIRPDVDTSSLDICAKEGIAIMKDKSRQLPNPEMLISPDLQGALTDVITNFWNKNESADDAQKAFASALKG
- a CDS encoding GH1 family beta-glucosidase, producing the protein MAYDTFAPSQDLNSGPFSPAADSALWRKQFLLGAATASYQIEGAVHEDGRLPSIWDTFSAIPGKVLAGDTGAVACDHYHRWEGDFDLLTALNFEAYRLSIAWPRVMDEAGRPNQKGLDFYKRLLARLKEKGLKTFVTLYHWDLPQHLEDRGGWLNRDTVYRFADYADLMSRELAGQVDAWMTLNEPWCSAYLGYGNGHHAPGLANGRFATQAMHHLLLAHGSAIPVLRANDPASQKGIVANVGRGTANSASAEDQRAAHLFEVQHNAWILDPLLKGAYPEDLFELWPGTEPLVLDGDLKTIAAPLDFLGINYYFRTNVESDGGHGFTEVPLEGVERTQMGWEVHPDGLRDLLIGFDKTYSNLPPIYITENGMASDDKVVEGHVDDPQRISFLKRHLAAVDSAIKAGVDIRGYFVWSLMDNFEWAFGYERRFGVVHVDYETQKRTVKRSAELIAKFLAERRLRN
- a CDS encoding DUF4410 domain-containing protein, translating into MLNSIRFVALKSARGASAAVIILCALLAGCAGGVSNATAYSAPPQVHPDTIYVYSFDSTPDQVKLDTGGVIQKVTSQFDGASAAQKQAQEAAEVREQVANGIVQQLQSMGLHAIRSDVPAPADQNVLLIQGKFDTIDSGNRRRRMLIGLGAGKSELSTSVQLLYKPAGGAPRLVQSFDASADSGKMPGIAETAGVGAAAGHLATSAAAGAGLHGVSETTHGGAAGNAKKLAESIAKQIAQIGKAQGWMPAERTKG
- a CDS encoding 4-hydroxy-tetrahydrodipicolinate synthase family protein yields the protein MYSGIWLPLVTPMRNGEVDIDALQHLADYYSRTEISGFVALGTTGEAALLSETERVTVLQAITDVVGGRLPVLVGVGGSDTREVVRELRRYEHWDCAGYLVSPPSYICPDQAGVQWHFEQVALATDRSIVLYNVPHRTGVAIAPDTVARLTEYDNVVAIKECVKDHFDKLRSVPISLLCGTDDAFVDCISQGGAGGILASAHVCADLLIEVQALAENRLVEQAQTLFSSLQPVLRLLFSAPNPSAIKAMLAFDHPMTDETRMPITRASAELVARLSQAREALQDLRAEFAGAGH
- a CDS encoding PTS sugar transporter subunit IIA, which codes for MTHPMTSLRAFLGSGKSAARPRSHATAGRNVMMHVTLDAQHATPLRQALIRDCGDQPWTIRVAPLPGTGRVRLSLYMPKTAVNGAIQRVAHLAPTAELGQLFEVPDAPTDVWRGLMHAKSAPRVNVPDPADETAVAEADAETAGGAIAQLMSRDHVLLGLAVADREALFVELGRFFEQRYALPAAAVTAGLAAREALGSTGLGQGVAVPHGQIKGLRQAMVLYVRPATPIAFDAPDGKPVSDIVALLVPKWANTTHLRLLADVAERFCDHQFREQLHACDDAHAVCQLFVEYVAA